The Mangrovimonas cancribranchiae nucleotide sequence GTTTTTGAAAGTCTTTAAATGCCTTATTTAAACTATCTTGTTTTGCTTTAGAATCTTTGGTTTTTTCTTTATTAGAAAGTTGTAATTGTTCCTCGGCCATTTGGTCTAACTCCTTTTGAAGTTTTTCCATTTTCTTTGTGATGTAGTACTTTTTTGTAAGCTCTAAAAGTTGTTCTAAACTGCGTTTTTGATTTTTATTTTGTTTTGCTAACTGTTCTAACTTTTCTGATAATTCTTCTTTATTAATTTTCTCTTGAAGTTTTTCCAGCTCTTTAAGTAAATCTTCATTTTGTTCTAATTGCTTCTCATTCTCTTGTAAACGTTGTTTTAGGTCTTGTTTAAAATCATCTTTTTGTTCTTCATTCTGAAATTCCTCAAGGTTATCTTGTAACTTCTTATTGAAGTTTTTCATCATTTCTTCTTGTTGCTCTTGACGTTTTAAAAAGTTTTGAAGTTGGCGTTTATCATTAAAGTTTAATTTAGATTTTTCTTTTTGTGTTTTGGAGATCTTTTCAAGTTCCTTATCGTTTTCATTAAATTTTTCTAACGATTTATCCAATTGCTTAATCGTTTCACTTTGTTGATTAAGTTGTTGATTCTCTACTTCTTGAGACGTTAACTTTCTATAAGTAAAGACTTGGCTTTTAGATTGCTTACCTTTATTAAACACATCATTATCAGATACTTGAAAATATACTTGGTAACTAACACCTTCTTTTAAATTAAGATTATTAGGAAATATTTGTGTGAATTCGGCAACATTAGATTTAGGTATCAGCATGTCTTCAACTTGCTTTTCTAAAGGGTTATCAACGGCATAATACACCATTTGTAAATTATTTAAACCATAATCGTCGCTAAGTTGGCCGTAAAAATATAAGGTTTGTTGGTCTAAACTATCTACAGCAGATTTAACTGATATTTCAGGATATTGATCTTTTATAACATCAATAGAAAAACTTAAGTTTTCGTAATCTTTTAGGTTACTATTACTAGTTGTAATGCTATAATTTAAATTTTTAAATATGTGCTTTGTAGTACTAAACGACTTGTTATTAGCCGTAAAGCTTGTAGTATCGGTAGCAAGCATAAACACCTCTTCTGTAGCTTGGGTAGTAAGCCTCCATGTTATTTTGGTACCACTAGGAATTGTAGCATTTCCAGTACTCTTAATAGATTCGTTGGGTTTACCAATATACGATGGATAATCTAACACCATTTCAAAATCGGTAATTACAGGCGCTTTTATAACCTGTAAGGTGTATGATTTAGAATGTACATTTCCAGAATGAAAACTAAAAGAAATATCGTTTAATGGTTTGCTTATAGTAAATTCAAAATTTCCATTAGAGGTATTATTTAGAAAGTAATTTTCATCATTAAAGGAAATTTGTACATTTTCTGGAACAATGTCTCCGGCTGTTTTAACAAGTACTTTATAATCGTTTCCTTCAACAACTTGTAAAGACTCGTTAATGATAAAAAACTGAAAAGGCGCTGGCGGTTCGTAGGCTGTTTTATAGTTAACAACACGATTATAACTATCGTTAAACCACTCTATTTGTCCAGAAATATAGCTTATTAATAGTATTAAAATAGGAATAGCCGCATATTTTAAATACGTATTGTTTTTCTTAAAATCAATCGCTAATTTAAACGGAATTGGTGTTAACGCTTCCGATTTTTGCTCGATACTCGCCAGTAACAATTCAGAGTGTTGGTTGTTTTGTTTAAGCTGAAGCACATTAAGCAACTTATCGTTAACTTCAGGAAAATGATTTCCTATAATATTTGAGGCATCAATAGCATCAATACCTTTTTGCAGCTTGAATAATTTGGCAATAGGAAGTAAAATAAATTTAAAAAAGAGCGCTAATTCTACACCAATAAATACCCAAAACAATATAGTTCTTGCTGTTGGGTTTAACCATAATACATATTCTATAAACAGCGTAAATAAAAAATATAAAAATCCAATAGTGAAAAATAAAATAGCACCTTTAAGCAATTCGTTATAGTAAAACCGCTTAATAAACTGCTCTAATTTGGCTTGTATTTTCTCAAAGTTACTCACTGGCATCCCTAATTATACTGTAAACATACTAAACTACAATTTTATTTTTCAAAGTCTTTATAATAATGTGTTAATTGTATCTTTGCATTAAATTTAAAAAACCATGGAAAACGTTCGTGTGCGATTTGCACCAAGTCCAACCGGACCTCTACATATAGGTGGTGTTAGAACTGCCCTTTTTAACTATTTATTTGCTAAAAAATATAACGGAACATTTGTACTTCGTATTGAAGATACCGATCAAAATCGGTATGTAGAAGGCGCCGAAAACTATATTATAGAATCTTTAAAATGGTGTGGTATTCCTTTTGATGAAGGTCCAGGAAAAAATGAACAATTTGGTCCTTACCGCCAAAGCGAACGAAAACATTTGTATAAAGAATATGCCGATAAACTCGTTTCCGAAGGTAAAGCCTATTATGCCTTTGATACTGCCGAAGAACTTGATGCACATAGAAAAGATCATGAAGCTAAAGGAAAAACCTTTATTTACAATTGGCACAACAGATTAAAACTACAAAACTCCTTAGCCTTATCGGCTGAAGACGTACAAGCAAAACTTGATGCAGGTGAAGACTATGTGATTCGTTTTAAAAGTCCGCAAGACGAAACACTTCATTTAAAAGATATTATTCGTGGTGATATTAAAATAGATACCAATACGCTTGATGATAAAGTATTATTTAAAGCCGACGGCATGCCAACCTATCATTTAGCAAATATTGTTGATGATCATTTAATGAAAATTACGCATGTTATTCGTGGTGAAGAATGGCTGCCATCTTTAGCTTTACATTACCAATTATACAAAGCTTTTGGGTGGGAAGCACCACAATTTGCGCATTTACCACTAATTTTAAAACCTACTGGTAAAGGAAAATTAAGCAAACGCGATGGCGATAAATTAGGGTTTCCTGTATTTCCATTAGCATGGAAAGACGAAAAAACAGGCGATATTTCTAGAGGTTACAGAGAAGATGGTTATTTTCCTGAAGCCGTCGTAAACTTTTTAGCCTTTTTAGGTTGGAACCCAGGAACAGAACAAGAAATTTTCTCATTAAAAGAGTTAATAGACGCTTTCGATTTATCTAAAGTAAATAAAGCTGGTGCACGATTCGATCCAGATAAAACAAAATGGTTTAACCACCATTACATGCAAGAACAACCTAACACGGTTTTAGCACAACAATTTAAAATTGCCTATAACGATAAATTAAAAGATATCGATGAGGCCTACATAGAGCTTGTTATTAGTTTAATTAAAGAACGTGCTACTTTTGTTTACGACTTTTGGAATTTAGGACACTTTTTCTTTGAAACACCAACCGAATTAGACGAAAAAGCCGTTAAAAAAGCATGGAAAGAAGGTACGCCAGAACTTATTAAAGACCTTATCCTTGTTATTGAATCGATTGACGATTTTACAGTTGAAAACATGCAAACCGTTATTAAAGGCTGGATAACTAATAACAACATTGGTTTTGGTAAAGTTATGATGCCACTACGATTAGCGCTAGTTGGCGCTTTACAAGGTCCCGATGTTTTCGAGATTATGTTTTTAATTGGTAAAAACGAAACCATTAACCGATTAGAAAATATTATTAATACTTTATAAAAAACAAAAAAGCGCGTTTTTCAACGCGCTTTTTTTATGCTTAATAATACCGTTAAAAGGTAATCATAGCTGTAAAAGCAAACATAGATTGGTTGCCTTTAATCTTTTTATCATTTCCTGTTAGATCTAAATTATCATCTTTATCTAACTTTCCTAACATATTGGTAAAGCCATAAATATACTGTGCCTTTACTCTAAAATGACTAAATCCTGCTGATACGCCAACGGTTCCATCAATATTAAATTTATTGACATCAGAAATATCTTTAGCTAAGAGATTATCATAATTAGCAACTATAAAATTTTCGTATTGGTCGTCTTGCAGTTTTAATTCGCCATTATACTGAAGCATTGGACCAATATCTATAGTTAAAAAGCTTTTAATAAGTTTTACATGCATTAATAAGGCTATTTGGGCTGTAAATACTTTATAGTCTAAAAACTGAGATTCTGCTGGTAACGTAACGGGACGTGTGGCAATACCTACTTCATTTTCGGCTAATTGTATAGTATAACTTATATTGTACCATTTATGTGGAAGATCGACAGTGGCCGATGCGCCAACCATCCATCCATTACCAGGTTTGGTTTCAAAATTATCGGTTAAAATATCGTATTGTGTAATCCCGCCGTAAATTCCAAAGCCATTTTTAATGGCATATCGCCTATGTTGTGCCTGAGAAATTGTAACAAATCCTATGCAAAAGACTACTAATAAAATAAAGTACTTGTTTTGTTTCATTGTATATGTGATTAAAACAAATATAGCTTAAATTAGTAAACATTAGTTAAAACCTTAAAACCATCACTTATGGGCCAATTTATTTTTATTCCTATTATTTTTTTTGGATTACTTATTTTAATCTCTTCTTTCTTTATTGTTAAACAACAGTCTGCTGCTATAATAGAACGTTTTGGGCGTTTTCAAGGTATTCGTCATTCTGGTTTACGTATAAAAATTCCTCTAGTAGATCGTGTTGCTGGACGTTTAAGTTTAAAAATTCAGCAGTTGGATGTAATTGTTGAAACCAAAACTTTAGACGATGTGTTTGTGCGCTTAAAAGTATCTGTACAATATGTCGTAATTAAAGAAAAAGTGTACGATGCATTTTATAAACTAGACTATCCGCACGACCAAATTACAAGTTATGTGTTTGATGTAGTTCGTGCCGAAGTGCCAAAAATGAAATTAGATGATGTTTTTGTTAAAAAAGATGATATTGCTATTGCTGTAAAATCAGAGCTTAACGATGCCATGTTAGACTATGGTTTTGATATTATTAAAACCCTTGTTACCGATATTGATCCAGATGCTCAAGTAAAAGCTGCTATGAACCGTATTAATGCCTCTGAGCGTGAAAAAATAGCAGCTCAATACGAAGGTGATGCACAACGTATTTTAATTGTTGAAAAAGCTAAAGCCGAAGCCGAAAGCAAGCGTTTACAGGGACAAGGTATTGCCGATCAACGTCGTGAAATTGCACGTGGTTTAGAAGAATCGGTAGAAGTATTAAATCGTGTAGGCATCAACTCGCAAGAAGCCTCAGCTTTAATTGTAGTGACGCAGCATTACGATACGCTACAATCTATTGGTGAAGAAACCAATAGTAACTTAATTTTATTGCCTAATTCGCCACAAGCTGGTAGCGATATGCTTAACAATATGGTGGCAAGTTTTACAGCTAGTAACCAAATTGGCGAAGCAATGAAAGAAGCTAGAAACAAAAAGAACGATGAGGAATAACATATGACCTTTCCTTTCAAAAAAAGTAAAAAACGCTTCTACTTTAATCTATCACTTGGTATTCTTTGGATTATTGTTGGATCGATAGGTGTTTTTATGGACGATACTAGATGGACCGATTATATTTTTTTAATCATAGGATTGTTCTATCTAGTATCCTCTTTTTTGGATACACAAACACATCATTTAATTATTACAAAAGATGTGATAAAAGAAGATTTCTTCTTTGGGAAGTCGATTAATATTAAAAACATCAATAATATTTCTGAATTTGCTGGCGATATTATTTTAAAAACACCTTCAAAAGAACTTACCATACACAAACAAGCCTTTGAAAACGAGGTTTTCAGTAGTATCAAACAACAGGTAGAACGCCTAAAATTAGACTTAAATTAATGCTCTTCTTGATACTTTTTAACTAACGCCTTCAAACTACTTAAATAATCTTCTAACGCTTTATTATCAATATTAGGATGTTCCATATTTGGGATAGTAATTGGATTTTCATCTAAATACTTATACAATTCTGGATAATTAGATTCTATATCTCTAGTTAATGTTGAAATCTCCTGTAATAAATCTTGTGTGGTTTTCATAGATATAGCCTTTAGTATAAAATACAAAAAAACACTAGAGTATTTAAATTATTTAAGCTTAAAAGGCTGTTAAACTTTTATTTAGAAAACGGATGACGTTCCTGCCAACCCTTTTTAGGGTTCATAAGTTTAAAAATATGTTTAAACAACCTATTTAAAATACCATTTGTGTGTTTCATATACATTGTCATAGGGTAAGCCTTCGCTCCTACCGAACTCTTAATAGTCATAGCTGTTCTAGCATAAACAATGGTTTTAAAGTTGTTATTAACGCCAAATGCAATCATATCGTACAACATATTTAAATACAGTTGCATATTGTATTGGTAGCGTTCATCATAACCTAAAAAATAGGTTTCCAAATCGTTATTATTGTTCAAAATAAGCGTATAAAACCCAACTAACTCCTCATTTAAATAATAGCCAAAAACCTTAAAGTTGTCTTGAAGCTTTTGTTTGTAAATTAAAAAATGATTCTCTGGTAAAATAAACGTATTGAATTTAGCATTATCTGACACCGTTTTATATAATTCATAAAGTCTTTTAGATTGTTCTTTAATGGTTTGTAAATCCAATTCTTTGCAAACAATACCATTATACTTTTTTCTAGCACGTTTATAACGACGACGGTATTTTTTGTTTAAAGCTTTTAAATAATCATCAAAGCTACGCCAAGATTCTGAAACTTGAAACAACATATTGGGTTGTACTTTTACGTTATAAAAGCCTTTTTTAGAGAAGTTATCCCGTTCTTGATGAAGAACATCAGTATTAAAGAAATCCTTTAGTAGAAATAATCTTATGCGTTTTTGGGAATGGTCTTTAATTTGTTGTCTAAGATTTTTAAATACCTTAAAAATTGTTTCTGAAAATTCTGAAACAGAAATGGCATTAGATATAAAATAACCATGTTGCCCAGTATGTGTTAAATTACCTAAAACAAGAATATTCCCTTTTAAAATAAGTGATACCAAGCTTTTAAAACGTTCTCTAAAACAAGAGTCGTTATTGTTTCTAAACATATCTTTTACATACAACTGCACGCGTTGTAAAACGGCAACCGCTACCAAATTATCATGTTTAAAAACACCAACATAATACAATGAAATATTGTTAGGTGAAGCCGTTTCAATAGCTTTAAGATAATTAGAATGCAAAAAAATATCGTGCGATACCAAAGTATCCCACGAATTTGGAAGTTGTTTATATGTTGTGTAAATCTTATAGTTTATCAAACCACAAAAAAAGACTGATACTTATAATCAGTCTTCTATTTTATATATTCATTACAATTTTATTGCCATCTGCAAACAATACCGCCCATAATAGCTAGGGTTACAATCCAATATCCAGCATTTATTAAAATGTATTTGGTGCCTTTTCTTTCAAATAAGGCATTGGTTCCTAAAATTGGTAACGCAATAAAAACACCCGCTATTGTACCGTGTAAAGCACCGTGTTTAAAGGTTCTAAAAGCATTACCATAATCGTCCATAAAGGCTTGAAAAGACGGTTCTGCCATACTAGGATCGCCACCAACCATGCCTAAAGCTCCTGTTTGATGAATGGTTATAAATTGTAAAGCAAAAGCTAATAGGAAGGCAAAAATAAAAGCCAAAATAAAAATCTTAGCCATATTACCTCCTTTCATTTTCTCCTCGGTCATTTCTGCTGCTCTTGCCCAAGCGTATCCAAAAACTTTAGGATTGTACCAAATGGCACCTATAACAAGCGCCGAAGCTGCAGCTGCTAAAAGAGCTAAAAAGTTAATTTCCATAATATGATATAATTAGTTAGTAAACTAAATATAGTGATTATTGGAATAAAAAACTTTTTTAAAGTAAATGAAATAAAAAATCCCAAGCATAAAACTTGGGATTTATCTCTTTTAAAATGTGCTTTTACAAGTTAGAAACCTCGTTAACCAACTTCTGATTTTTATCGTTCTTGGCCTTTGTAATAAATGCTACAATCTCATCATTTTTTTCCAAGCCTTTTTCCAACAAAACGCCTAACGTAATAGCTGTAGCTATGCGTGTTCCTGCTTTTTTAACCGAAGTATTGAATAACGGTTGCAAATCATCATAAGACACATCGGTTGCAAGTTTCTTGATGTTTTGCTTAGCAGCATCAAATTTATCGTCTGGTAAACGATCTAGCTTCTTCCCTATTTTCTTGATATCTTCAATAGCAGGTCGTTGTTGTTGTGGCTTAGGCTGATTTTGCTGCTTTGATTGTGGTTTTTGTTTTGCCCAAGTATCACGTAATCCTACAGTTTTATTGAAGACTAATTTATCTGAAGTAGAATCGTTATCAACATTAAAATATCCTAAACGTTGAAACTGAAATCTGTCTGATACTTTAGTTTCTTGCAAACTTGGTTCAACAAAAGCTTCAACAATATTTAGAGAATTAGGATTTAAAAATGCCATAAAGTCTTTGTCTTGATGACTGTCTGGAGCTTCGTCCATAAATAACCTATCGTATTCTCTAACTTCGGCTCTTACCGCATGTTTTATAGACACCCAATGCAACGTCCCTTTTACTTTTTTAGAGGTGTCTTCAGAATAGGTACAATGAATTTCTTTTATCTCGCCCTTATCATCTTTTACCACATCATTAGCTTGAATGATATACGCATTTTTTAAGCGTACTTCGCCACCCAGTTTTAATCTGAAAAACTTATTGCTAGCTTCCTCTTTAAAATCAGCTTTTTCAATATAAAGCTCTCTTGAAAATGGTACTTGTCTAGAACCAGCACTAATATCTTCCGGATTATTTTCAGCTTCAAACCACTCTTCTTTATCTTCTGGATAATTGGTAATAACAACCTTAACTGGATCTAAAACTGCCATCACGCGGGGTGCTGTTTTATTAAGATGATCGCGAACACAAAATTCCAATAACGATACATCTATCACATTTTCGCGTTTAGCAACGCCTACTTTTTCTATAAATGTTCTTATAGATTCTGGTGTGTAACCGCGACGTCGTAAACCTGAAATAGTAGGCATTCTAGGGTCGTCCCAGCCATTTACTATACCATCTTCCACTAATTTAAGCAGTTTACGCTTACTCATAATGGTATAACTAAGATTCAAACGTGCAAACTCACGCTGTTTAGGTAGCATAGGATACGTGTTTTTAGAATAATCGTATACTTGCTCCTTAAACCAATTATAAAGTTCTCTATGTGGCTTAAATTCAAGCGAACATAAGGAATGTGAAATTTGTTCGATATAATCGCTTTCACCATGCGTCCAATCGTACATTGGGTAAATGCACCAATTATTTCCGGTTCTATGGTGTGCTTTTTTAAGAATACGATACATGATAGGATCGCGCATCAACATATTGGTATGCTTCATATCTATTTTAGCTCGTAAAACGTGTTCGCCTTCTTCAAACTCACCATTTTTCATACGGTTGAACAAATCTAAATTTTCTTCAACTGTACGATTTCTGTAAGGTCCATCTACTCCTGGTTGCGTTGGTGTTCCTTTTTGCTCAGCCATAGCTTCGCTAGATTGCGAATCGACATAGGCTTTGTTTTCTTTTATTAATAACACTGCCCAGTCGTATAATTGCTGAAAATAATCGGACGAATACAATTCATCTGCCCATGTATAACCCAACCATGCTATATCGCGCTTAATAGCATCGACATATTCCTGTTCTTCTTTTGCAGGGTTTGTATCATCGAATCTTAAATTAACAGGCGCGTTATATTTTAATCCTAAACCAAAGCTAATCCCTATGGCTTTGGTATGTCCAATATGAAGATACCCATTAGGTTCTGGCGGAAAACGAAAACGAAGTTTATCTTTTTCTAAGCCATTAGCTAAATCCTCTTCAATAATATGTTCTATAAAATTTAGTGACTTTTCACTCATAATTCTTATCTAAAAATAGGCTACAAATTTAAAGGAAATAACTCTAAAATAAGTGAATAATATATCTTTGTAAAAAAATAGTATTTTGGGAGTTATAAAAGTTGAAAATATTAGGGTTTTTGCCCATCATGGTTGTCTTAAAGAAGAAACTAAAATAGGTAGTGATTACCGTGTAGATTTAAAAATTAAAGCTGATTTACAAAAATCGGCAAAAACAGATCTTTTACATGATACGGTAGATTATGTATTTTTAAATCGTATTGTACGTGAAGAAATGCAACAACCCTCACATTTATTAGAAACGGTTGCTAAACGTATTATTACTAGAATTTTAAAAGAAGATAAAAAGATAAAAAAAGTAAGTATTGCTGTTAGTAAACTAAATCCTCCTATTGGTGGTGATGTAGAAATGGTCACTATAAAAATGACAAAAAAGCGAAAAAACTAAGACTTGGTGGTATAAAAAGGGATTTTTTGTTACATTTGCGGTCTAATAATGGCGTCGTGGCCGAGTGGCTAGGCAGAGGTCTGCAAAACCTTGTACAGCGGTTCGAATCCGCTCGACGCCTCAACAAAAGCTTCTAGTTTATTCTGGAAGCTTTTCTTTTATAGGATTTATTTGTTCTATTTTTTCTTTTAATAGCTCTTTTTCGTTTGGAAAAAATCCTTGAACTAAAAGTAATACACCAAATCCTAAAATAACTAAAGCTATAATTTTCTTGGTTTTAAAAATGCGTCGCGGTGTTAATTTTCGTCTAATACGCTTGGCTACTGCTATTTTAAATAAATCTACTAAAAGGTAGGTTACTAGCATGGTGACTATAAAAACTTCAACGCCATTTTTACTTGTTGTTATAGAATTAGCAATAACAATAAATCCAAGCCATCCTGCTAAAACACCAATGTTTATAAAATTTAGAAGAAAGCCTTTTACAAACAACATACCGTAGTTTTTCTTGATTTGAACACGATGATATTCTTTTACAATAGAACGAAAAGATTTTGATGTTTTGGTAAAAGAAATAATGCCATAAGCTACAAGTAACACCCCACCAAATATGAGAAAATTAGGATCGTCTTTTATTTTTTGAAGTAAACTATTAGCACTATAAAAAGCAACTAGAATGAATAAAATATCGGCAAAAATAACGCCTAAATCGAAAATTAAAGCACTTTTAAATCCTTTGGTTGCACTAGTTTCTAGAAGTACAAAAAATACAGGTCCTATGGTAAAAGCTAATATAATACCAAATGGAATGGCCGCTAAAATATCATTTATCATAAAACCTTAGTAATTGTCTTACAAAGGTAGAAAAAATAGTGGGTTTAATTTCTGTATTCTATACTTCCACCTAAAGCTTTGCTTTCGTTTACATTTTTTGGCTTTCCGTAAACAATAACTTCGCCTCCTGCTCTAATTTTAATATCGAGATTTTCTTGAGCTTTAACTCTAGCTTCACCTCCAGCTTTTATGGTTACTTCGGTATCTTGAGACTCTAGTTCTTGTCCATTATAAATACCGCCTGTACTTAAGTCTATAAGCTGTTTTTTGGCTGTTCCAGAAGTTTTTACTTCGCCTCCTGTAATGGCTTTAATATCTAAAATAGTTACGTTTGTCTGTAATTTTATTTGGGCACCTTCTTGCGTTTTTAGTGTAAGATCTATTTGTTTAAATACATCTTCTGAACTTATAAAAGCACCTTCGTTAGCATCGATAATTTCTAAATTGGTAAAATAAACTTTTACATAGGTATCGCGCCCATTAAAAGTTTCACTTAAATCCATACGAATTTTTAATACTCCATTTTTATTAACAATAGCAACATCTTCT carries:
- a CDS encoding glutamine--tRNA ligase/YqeY domain fusion protein; the protein is MSEKSLNFIEHIIEEDLANGLEKDKLRFRFPPEPNGYLHIGHTKAIGISFGLGLKYNAPVNLRFDDTNPAKEEQEYVDAIKRDIAWLGYTWADELYSSDYFQQLYDWAVLLIKENKAYVDSQSSEAMAEQKGTPTQPGVDGPYRNRTVEENLDLFNRMKNGEFEEGEHVLRAKIDMKHTNMLMRDPIMYRILKKAHHRTGNNWCIYPMYDWTHGESDYIEQISHSLCSLEFKPHRELYNWFKEQVYDYSKNTYPMLPKQREFARLNLSYTIMSKRKLLKLVEDGIVNGWDDPRMPTISGLRRRGYTPESIRTFIEKVGVAKRENVIDVSLLEFCVRDHLNKTAPRVMAVLDPVKVVITNYPEDKEEWFEAENNPEDISAGSRQVPFSRELYIEKADFKEEASNKFFRLKLGGEVRLKNAYIIQANDVVKDDKGEIKEIHCTYSEDTSKKVKGTLHWVSIKHAVRAEVREYDRLFMDEAPDSHQDKDFMAFLNPNSLNIVEAFVEPSLQETKVSDRFQFQRLGYFNVDNDSTSDKLVFNKTVGLRDTWAKQKPQSKQQNQPKPQQQRPAIEDIKKIGKKLDRLPDDKFDAAKQNIKKLATDVSYDDLQPLFNTSVKKAGTRIATAITLGVLLEKGLEKNDEIVAFITKAKNDKNQKLVNEVSNL
- a CDS encoding GNAT family N-acetyltransferase — encoded protein: MINYKIYTTYKQLPNSWDTLVSHDIFLHSNYLKAIETASPNNISLYYVGVFKHDNLVAVAVLQRVQLYVKDMFRNNNDSCFRERFKSLVSLILKGNILVLGNLTHTGQHGYFISNAISVSEFSETIFKVFKNLRQQIKDHSQKRIRLFLLKDFFNTDVLHQERDNFSKKGFYNVKVQPNMLFQVSESWRSFDDYLKALNKKYRRRYKRARKKYNGIVCKELDLQTIKEQSKRLYELYKTVSDNAKFNTFILPENHFLIYKQKLQDNFKVFGYYLNEELVGFYTLILNNNNDLETYFLGYDERYQYNMQLYLNMLYDMIAFGVNNNFKTIVYARTAMTIKSSVGAKAYPMTMYMKHTNGILNRLFKHIFKLMNPKKGWQERHPFSK
- a CDS encoding DUF1761 domain-containing protein encodes the protein MEINFLALLAAAASALVIGAIWYNPKVFGYAWARAAEMTEEKMKGGNMAKIFILAFIFAFLLAFALQFITIHQTGALGMVGGDPSMAEPSFQAFMDDYGNAFRTFKHGALHGTIAGVFIALPILGTNALFERKGTKYILINAGYWIVTLAIMGGIVCRWQ
- a CDS encoding LysE family transporter, giving the protein MINDILAAIPFGIILAFTIGPVFFVLLETSATKGFKSALIFDLGVIFADILFILVAFYSANSLLQKIKDDPNFLIFGGVLLVAYGIISFTKTSKSFRSIVKEYHRVQIKKNYGMLFVKGFLLNFINIGVLAGWLGFIVIANSITTSKNGVEVFIVTMLVTYLLVDLFKIAVAKRIRRKLTPRRIFKTKKIIALVILGFGVLLLVQGFFPNEKELLKEKIEQINPIKEKLPE
- the gltX gene encoding glutamate--tRNA ligase, coding for MENVRVRFAPSPTGPLHIGGVRTALFNYLFAKKYNGTFVLRIEDTDQNRYVEGAENYIIESLKWCGIPFDEGPGKNEQFGPYRQSERKHLYKEYADKLVSEGKAYYAFDTAEELDAHRKDHEAKGKTFIYNWHNRLKLQNSLALSAEDVQAKLDAGEDYVIRFKSPQDETLHLKDIIRGDIKIDTNTLDDKVLFKADGMPTYHLANIVDDHLMKITHVIRGEEWLPSLALHYQLYKAFGWEAPQFAHLPLILKPTGKGKLSKRDGDKLGFPVFPLAWKDEKTGDISRGYREDGYFPEAVVNFLAFLGWNPGTEQEIFSLKELIDAFDLSKVNKAGARFDPDKTKWFNHHYMQEQPNTVLAQQFKIAYNDKLKDIDEAYIELVISLIKERATFVYDFWNLGHFFFETPTELDEKAVKKAWKEGTPELIKDLILVIESIDDFTVENMQTVIKGWITNNNIGFGKVMMPLRLALVGALQGPDVFEIMFLIGKNETINRLENIINTL
- a CDS encoding SPFH domain-containing protein codes for the protein MGQFIFIPIIFFGLLILISSFFIVKQQSAAIIERFGRFQGIRHSGLRIKIPLVDRVAGRLSLKIQQLDVIVETKTLDDVFVRLKVSVQYVVIKEKVYDAFYKLDYPHDQITSYVFDVVRAEVPKMKLDDVFVKKDDIAIAVKSELNDAMLDYGFDIIKTLVTDIDPDAQVKAAMNRINASEREKIAAQYEGDAQRILIVEKAKAEAESKRLQGQGIADQRREIARGLEESVEVLNRVGINSQEASALIVVTQHYDTLQSIGEETNSNLILLPNSPQAGSDMLNNMVASFTASNQIGEAMKEARNKKNDEE
- a CDS encoding head GIN domain-containing protein; this translates as MKKLLFILAVTVSLVANSQNTITKTIGEFTKLKAFDLIDVELIKSDENKVEISGRNKEDVAIVNKNGVLKIRMDLSETFNGRDTYVKVYFTNLEIIDANEGAFISSEDVFKQIDLTLKTQEGAQIKLQTNVTILDIKAITGGEVKTSGTAKKQLIDLSTGGIYNGQELESQDTEVTIKAGGEARVKAQENLDIKIRAGGEVIVYGKPKNVNESKALGGSIEYRN
- a CDS encoding DUF4175 family protein, whose product is MPVSNFEKIQAKLEQFIKRFYYNELLKGAILFFTIGFLYFLFTLFIEYVLWLNPTARTILFWVFIGVELALFFKFILLPIAKLFKLQKGIDAIDASNIIGNHFPEVNDKLLNVLQLKQNNQHSELLLASIEQKSEALTPIPFKLAIDFKKNNTYLKYAAIPILILLISYISGQIEWFNDSYNRVVNYKTAYEPPAPFQFFIINESLQVVEGNDYKVLVKTAGDIVPENVQISFNDENYFLNNTSNGNFEFTISKPLNDISFSFHSGNVHSKSYTLQVIKAPVITDFEMVLDYPSYIGKPNESIKSTGNATIPSGTKITWRLTTQATEEVFMLATDTTSFTANNKSFSTTKHIFKNLNYSITTSNSNLKDYENLSFSIDVIKDQYPEISVKSAVDSLDQQTLYFYGQLSDDYGLNNLQMVYYAVDNPLEKQVEDMLIPKSNVAEFTQIFPNNLNLKEGVSYQVYFQVSDNDVFNKGKQSKSQVFTYRKLTSQEVENQQLNQQSETIKQLDKSLEKFNENDKELEKISKTQKEKSKLNFNDKRQLQNFLKRQEQQEEMMKNFNKKLQDNLEEFQNEEQKDDFKQDLKQRLQENEKQLEQNEDLLKELEKLQEKINKEELSEKLEQLAKQNKNQKRSLEQLLELTKKYYITKKMEKLQKELDQMAEEQLQLSNKEKTKDSKAKQDSLNKAFKDFQKQMNDLKKDNESLIDPMKMPNTDKTEQEVNENQKQASEQLKEQQQNTENGKKENAKQNANNASQQQKQAGQKMKKMSQQMQQSMAMMSGGGEQMQEDMEMLRQILDNLLVFSFDQEQLMNQFKRIDVNHNKYANYLKEQHSLKEHFSHIDDSLFALSLRQPKISELVNKEISDSFFNMDKALDVFSENRIFQGVSYQQYTITAANNLADFLSNIMNSMQMQMSGQGQGGQSTDMQLPDIIMSQEELNKQMQEGMKKSDQGKPKQEGEGKEQQGESGKPKSGEGKASDNKGEGSPSEESYGEVFKIYQQQQELRKALEDKLSKSGYTNEAKQLLKQMEDVELYLLNKGFTNQTLQKMMQLKHQLLKLENATFKQGQDNKRESRTNNSNFNNNSNSNIPDIKEYFNTNEILNRQALPLQPRYNKKVKEYFNTND
- the folB gene encoding dihydroneopterin aldolase → MGVIKVENIRVFAHHGCLKEETKIGSDYRVDLKIKADLQKSAKTDLLHDTVDYVFLNRIVREEMQQPSHLLETVAKRIITRILKEDKKIKKVSIAVSKLNPPIGGDVEMVTIKMTKKRKN